One Euphorbia lathyris chromosome 1, ddEupLath1.1, whole genome shotgun sequence DNA segment encodes these proteins:
- the LOC136218946 gene encoding AP2/ERF and B3 domain-containing transcription factor At1g50680-like, with protein sequence MELNLRLNMSINSSNSNFSNHSGSASKFRGVIWLRSGKWGARIAYKYKAYWLGTFDMEEEAARAYDRAAIKLQRSDTPLNFHMQTYTVQETKFQGQYSNEEILEMIKNKTYITKFSSFLANQSLVREFNASNPSRRYGGISYQLLFRKELTQTDVTHIKGLYIPKVYAMGHFPPLAGVNSETREGGERMSTELIFYDKHCRPWTFRYSYWKSTQTFVFTKGWRHFLRMNSMRPRDSVFFYVCKQQRDNQRKTYYVIDVQRAGTELYGLCWITDMENDFWKNINKGIEVEQMEEETDNAVKLFGVQIGRRVDHKRKRTQE encoded by the coding sequence ATGGAGTTGAATTTGAGGCTCAACATGTCCATTAATAGTTCAAACTCGAATTTCAGCAACCATAGCGGATCAGCTTCAAAGTTCCGAGGAGTGATTTGGCTTAGAAGTGGCAAGTGGGGTGCTCGGATCGCCTATAAGTACAAGGCGTACTGGCTAGGAACattcgacatggaagaagaggCAGCAAGGGCTTATGATAGAGCAGCAATCAAACTTCAAAGAAGTGATACGCCACTCAACTTCCATATGCAAACCTACACAGTCCAGGAGACGAAATTCCAAGGTCAGTACTCGAACGAGGAGATCCTGGAGATGATAAAAAACAAAACTTACATCACCAAATTCAGTAGCTTTCTTGCAAATCAATCTTTGGTGAGAGAATTCAACGCGAGTAATCCATCACGCCGCTATGGTGGGATCTCGTATCAACTCCTTTTCCGGAAGGAGTTGACACAAACTGATGTTACTCACATCAAAGGGCTTTACATCCCTAAAGTATATGCAATGGGGCACTTTCCACCACTGGCTGGTGTGAACTCGGAAACAAGAGAAGGTGGCGAGAGAATGTCCACCGAGCTAATCTTCTATGATAAACATTGTCGGCCATGGACTTTCCGGTATTCGTACTGGAAGAGTACACAGACTTTTGTGTTTACAAAAGGGTGGAGACACTTCCTGAGGATGAACAGCATGAGGCCGAGAGATTCAGTCTTCTTCTACGTATGTAAGCAGCAAAGGGACAATCAGAGAAAAACATATTACGTGATAGATGTGCAGCGCGCTGGAACCGAACTTTATGGTTTGTGTTGGATTACAGACATGGAAAATGATTTTTGGAAAAATATAAACAAGGGTATAGAAGTTGAACAAATGGAGGAAGAGACTGATAATGCAGTGAAGCTTTTTGGTGTTCAGATTGGAAGAAGAGTGGATCATAAGCGGAAAAGGACCCAGGAATAA